Genomic segment of Neofelis nebulosa isolate mNeoNeb1 chromosome 17, mNeoNeb1.pri, whole genome shotgun sequence:
GCGTGTTTCTTGTGTCTGTACAAAGTTCCCCAAGAATCTGGTTTATGGCTGATGGAGAAACTGAATGATTTCACATAGTAATATAGATTTCTGGCTTCTCGCGGCACAGAGGAAGATCAGGTCTCCATGCCTCTGTGGCAGCAGGGTCGTGACTGTGCTCCAGGCACTCCCTCCATGCCCTGTGTGTGCCTGACATGTCCCTCAGCCAGCTCACCCCTGTCATGGACGGAACGTGCAAACCCCTGAAGGACTTTCTCTTAGGTCTTCCCGTTTGAACCCAGCTCTCCCTTTTCACCACTCGGAACCGTGAGCTTCCCCCGAGTGGAGACTCAGGCCCCTCTTTCTTCCCAGTGGTGCCTAGGGCCAGTCTGGGACCACATGAGCCACAAACCTCAGCTTCCCTCTCTGAGCAGTCCCAAGATCTTTCTGGCCCCACCCCAGGAAGTAGGAAAGGGCAGGGACACAGATCTAGGCCGGTGTAAGGTCGCCACCTGGTGTCCAATGTGGGTACTTGCAGCTGATGCTTTCTGCAGGGAGGTGAAggaggatggagaaggaaaagtAGGTTTGAGGGACAGGGTGAAGAGTAGGTTCTGGGGTATCTCCAGGCTGAGGAGTGCCAacgcggtggggggagggggctgtctgAGACTGGGTGTAAGTATCTGGTGTGTCTGAGATGGGTCGAGTTTGAGGGATCTGGTGTAGATCTAGGCTTGGGCAGACTAGGGTTAGGGGTCTAAGGCTTGTGGTCCAAGAACAGGATATGAAGGATCAGGGAACCGTCAGGACAGGGGATTTCTCACCAAAAAGCACAAACTTGGACTGCAACGTGCGCAGATAGAGGATGTAACAGGCgccaaagaagacagccagagcCACCAGCAGCATGGGGGACGTCACCCTGGAGGAGGGTAGGGAAGCATGGGTCAAGCAGCTGGGAATGAGCCAACCAAGGGGACCTTGACCACCTACACCGGTGGATAGCAGGCTACGCCCTTGAGACCTGGCAAGACCAGGTCACATCTGGTCACACTGTGTCCCTGCCAGGCTGACGGGGCCGTAGGGGCCTGGCCAGTGAGAAGAGGGACTGGATGCGGAAGACGGGGCCGACcgggggtgggctggggtggggggtggggggcgaggccCGACCGGTGGGGTTAAGTGCGGGGCGGGAAAGGCACTCACACACAGTACAGGATCAGGCCCAGGAACACGAACACATAGTTGCTCTGGTAGTATTCCACGTTGCGTACGAGGCGCTGGCACAGCTCGCCCAGGTTGCGGGGCCGCGAGAAGCGCCGCTGGTCCACGAAGGAGCCCCAGGGCCGGATGGTCGCGCGGCGCCTCTCCAGCCACTCACGGCCCGCGCCCGATGGGATCAGTTTCGGCAGCAGGGTCCTAGTGGACGGGGCCGGGTCAGCAGTAGACCGGGATGGAGCCTGGACCCCCAATCCCCTACCCCCGAGCAGTAAGGGGGCCGAGTGGGGGGGGTTGGACTCTGGGGTGCTACGGGGTAAAGGTCCAAGACTCCTGGAtccaagaggaggaggggccgagGGCCCAGACTCCAGAGTCCTCGAAGAGGACACCAGGGGCCCGGACTCTAGTGTCTGGGGCCCGGATTTCTGGGACccgagggaggagggggcgggggccaggGCTCCCGGGTTTCGGTCAGGGGAGGGCTAGAGCCAGCTTGCTCACGAGGCGCTCAGCCCTTCCGGCTCGGCATCCTTCTGCGGGTCCTTCTCGGCCGCCATGTCTGTGTCGTGAGGGGTAGGGCCGCTGTAACGAGCCCGGGGATCTGCAGACCCCGGCGGCCCCGCGCGAGCTCTGCCCCACCCAGCGGAGCAGACGTGGCGCCGTTCCGGAGCCGCCGGGGGCGGTGGTTCTGCCGCCGAGCATTGTGGGAGTGGTAGTCCTGATGACGCCCGGGAGGGTCGGGCTCGCGAAACACCTTGGGCGGTGCAGTCGCGTAAAGCGGCAGAGCGCCTCTGGGCATCATGGGAGTTGTAGTTTTAGAAGCGGGGCGTTCGGCTTGGGGAAGGTGGGTCTTCAGGAGTCGGGGCGTTCCGGGAGATCgaaaggcagaaggagaagcAGTCGTCGTGTACTCACTCCCCTGCAGGGTACAATGGGGATCATGGAGAACTGTCGTCCTGACTCTAGAGTGCATACAAAACACCCAGAGGGCTTGATAAGACACTCACGTGTTCTGACTCCGCAGATCCAGGGTGGGGCCCGTTAATCTGCATCTCCAACGAGTTCCTAGGTAACGCTGATGCTACTGGTCTATGGACCGCATTTTGAACGGAGAGACTAGACAATTCGTGGGAATCTATTTCTTtcctggaggcagagactggcGAGAGGGCCACGGTCGCTGGAGTGGGTATCTGAGATGGAGGGCaaagcccccccccgccccccaacccttGAGCTCCCAGGGATGAATGGGTTAGGACTAGGGACCTTGGGACACCCCCTCCTCTCCCATGGGAGAGGGGAGTTGGGAAAGggttgagaatttttaaaagagggagttgttggggcgcctgggttgctcagttggctctggctcttgacttcagctcaggtcatgatgtcacagttcctgggttggagctttcacatccggctctgtgctggaagtgcggagcctgcttggggttctctgtctctgcccctcccccgctcatgtgctccgtctctctcaaaataaatacacttaaaaaaatgttaaataaataaaagagggaatTGTTATAACTGAAAGACCCGGGATTCTGGAGTCAGAGAGGAAAGTCTAGGCTGTGTTGACCTCGAACCTCAGTGACTTCATCAGGGCAGTGGAGATCCTAATAGTACCACACTCACTCATGGGGTTATGATGATTCAGTTAAATGGCCCATATACAGTGCTTGAAAGAGTCTTGACACCTTATTCACTTCAATAAACGGTAGTCAATGTTACTGCCACTACATTATCATAAATGTTTTGATTATTTCTAGAGGTAAGCCTTCtcaaaaatttttcaaagtttatttgttttgagagagagagtgagggcaggggaggggcaaagagagagggagagacagaatcccaggcaggccccgcCATGTCAGTgcacgcagggctcga
This window contains:
- the RABAC1 gene encoding prenylated Rab acceptor protein 1, whose amino-acid sequence is MAAEKDPQKDAEPEGLSASTLLPKLIPSGAGREWLERRRATIRPWGSFVDQRRFSRPRNLGELCQRLVRNVEYYQSNYVFVFLGLILYCVVTSPMLLVALAVFFGACYILYLRTLQSKFVLFGREVSPAHQYALAGAVSFPFFWLAGAGSAVFWVLGATLVVIGSHAAFHQTEAGDGEELQMEPV